One Thermodesulfobacteriota bacterium genomic region harbors:
- a CDS encoding 2,3-bisphosphoglycerate-independent phosphoglycerate mutase, producing MQEVIRKILQPNDTKIVLCVLDGLGGLPKNGKTELEAASTPNLDELARKGACGQHLPVAIGITPGSGAAHLGLFGYDPLKYEIGRGVLEALGLGLELTPNDLAIRGNFATVRYEGDTPFVTDRRAGRIPTQENIRIVARIAEKVKEIDGVKVSITSGMEHRVAVIFTFPEPIPPGGDDIHDTDPQLEGKSPLIPKGNNPKAAKVAKVIEKFINQAAKVIRDEERANYLLLRGFAVHPNLTSYKDAYGLNAACIATYPMYRGVAKLVGMDVLEVEDMTIKSEVETLKRDFDKYDFFYLHVKKTDSYGEDGNFDAKAKVIEEFDSLLPEITALKPDVIVVTGDHSTPAAMKSHSWHPVPILISSKYARGGGSQGFGEHDCARGELGTFRAVDLMTLILAHAGRLQKYGA from the coding sequence ATGCAGGAAGTGATAAGGAAAATCCTTCAGCCCAACGATACCAAGATCGTCCTCTGCGTGTTAGACGGTCTCGGCGGGCTTCCCAAAAACGGGAAGACCGAGCTTGAGGCCGCCTCGACCCCCAACCTCGATGAGCTTGCGAGAAAAGGCGCGTGCGGGCAGCACCTCCCGGTCGCGATAGGCATCACGCCCGGAAGCGGCGCCGCTCACCTGGGACTCTTCGGCTACGACCCTCTCAAGTATGAAATAGGCCGAGGGGTGCTCGAAGCTTTGGGTCTCGGGCTCGAGCTCACGCCGAACGACCTCGCGATAAGGGGGAACTTCGCGACCGTGAGATACGAAGGGGATACTCCTTTCGTGACGGACAGGCGCGCGGGGAGGATTCCCACTCAGGAAAATATACGCATAGTCGCACGCATCGCGGAGAAGGTGAAGGAGATTGACGGCGTAAAGGTCTCCATAACGTCGGGCATGGAGCACAGGGTGGCCGTCATATTCACTTTCCCCGAGCCTATACCTCCGGGCGGAGACGACATACACGACACGGACCCCCAGCTCGAGGGCAAGAGCCCTCTCATACCAAAGGGAAACAACCCCAAGGCGGCGAAGGTCGCGAAGGTCATAGAGAAATTCATAAATCAGGCGGCGAAAGTAATCCGCGACGAGGAGAGGGCGAATTATCTTCTCCTGAGAGGGTTCGCCGTTCACCCCAACCTGACCTCTTACAAGGATGCATACGGACTCAACGCGGCGTGCATTGCGACGTACCCGATGTATAGAGGCGTCGCGAAGCTCGTGGGCATGGACGTTCTCGAGGTCGAGGACATGACGATAAAGAGCGAGGTCGAGACGCTGAAGAGGGACTTCGACAAGTACGACTTCTTTTACCTCCACGTGAAGAAGACGGACAGCTACGGGGAGGACGGGAATTTCGACGCGAAGGCAAAGGTCATAGAGGAGTTCGACAGCCTCCTTCCCGAGATCACCGCGCTCAAGCCGGACGTCATAGTCGTCACGGGCGACCACTCGACCCCTGCCGCCATGAAGTCCCACAGCTGGCATCCCGTGCCGATCCTCATAAGCTCGAAGTATGCGAGGGGAGGGGGGTCTCAGGGTTTCGGGGAGCACGACTGCGCGAGAGGCGAGCTCGGCACATTCAGGGCCGTCGATCTCATGACACTGATACTCGCCCACGCCGGCCGGCTCCAGAAATACGGGGCTTGA
- a CDS encoding MBL fold metallo-hydrolase, with the protein MMKVTILGSATSTGVPIIGCSCPVCTSANPRNKRTRCSVFIEVRGRNILIDTSTDLRCQALRHGITKLDAVLYTHSHADHTHGIDELRVYNFVNKSPIMCYGNPQTIDNIKNNFKYIFDGVESAGGKPMLTLTEVSEVFSLGSVEIIPVDVFHADWTILGYRIGGMAYLTDCSGIPDWSWERLRDLDVLIISALRYKPHPAHLNVEQAVEVARRLKPGLTVFTHMGHELDYDTLSKELPPSIVPAYDGMELELPDPLT; encoded by the coding sequence ATGATGAAGGTCACTATACTCGGCTCGGCCACCTCGACGGGCGTTCCCATTATCGGATGCTCCTGTCCAGTGTGCACTTCTGCAAATCCCCGTAATAAAAGGACAAGGTGCTCGGTCTTCATTGAGGTCAGGGGCAGGAATATTCTCATCGATACGTCCACCGATCTCAGATGCCAGGCCCTGAGACACGGGATAACGAAGCTCGACGCCGTCCTTTACACCCATTCCCACGCCGACCACACCCACGGGATAGACGAGCTAAGGGTTTACAATTTCGTGAACAAGAGCCCGATCATGTGTTACGGGAACCCGCAAACAATAGACAACATTAAAAATAACTTCAAATACATTTTCGACGGCGTGGAATCGGCCGGCGGAAAGCCCATGCTTACGCTGACCGAAGTCTCGGAAGTGTTCAGTCTCGGCAGCGTAGAGATCATACCCGTAGATGTGTTTCACGCCGACTGGACGATACTCGGCTACAGGATAGGGGGCATGGCGTACCTCACAGACTGCAGCGGGATCCCCGACTGGTCGTGGGAGAGGCTCCGGGACCTCGACGTGCTCATCATAAGCGCCCTAAGGTATAAGCCCCATCCGGCCCATCTCAACGTGGAGCAGGCGGTCGAAGTCGCCCGGAGGTTAAAACCCGGCCTCACCGTATTCACGCACATGGGCCACGAGCTCGACTACGATACGCTCTCGAAAGAGCTCCCTCCCTCCATAGTCCCTGCATACGACGGAATGGAGCTCGAGCTCCCCGACCCGCTCACTTGA